The following proteins are encoded in a genomic region of Arachis ipaensis cultivar K30076 chromosome B02, Araip1.1, whole genome shotgun sequence:
- the LOC107624889 gene encoding uncharacterized protein LOC107624889, which yields MLDSGIISKIKQASMTLAKMYMKRVTMELESNWNTDRESSQDSLLLQGVHFEYRDYQFAGGLDSETLRFRRDKATRAGTPCSRVSRTFGWHTNGNHHEKPLIFFYYALLDSWLSPPKAGILTFITIILFCFPPYLSPSNGPKIEEITKMEKHHHIHITIMHEMRLIFMKREWLICYQNGYKLAASKINMLQYRNRILIVQCY from the exons ATGCTCGATTCGGGGATAATTAGCAAG ATAAAGCAGGCTTCCATGACTCTAGCCAAGATGTACATGAAAAGAGTGACAATGGAGCTCGAATCCAACTGGAACACAGACAGAGAATCTAGCCAAGATTCTCTTCTGCTTCAGGGGGTTCATTTTGAATACAGAGATTATCAG TTTGCTGGAGGCCTAGACTCGGAAACACTGCGCTTTCGAAGAGATAAGGCAACGCGTGCCGGGACACCTTGCAGCAGGGTCTCGAGAACCTTTGGCTGGCATACCAATGGCAATCATCATGAAAAGCCATTGATTTTCTTCTACTATGCTCTTTTGGACTCTTGGTTGTCACCACCAAAAGCTGGAATACTAACATTCATTACTattattcttttttgttttccTCCTTATCTATCTCCCTCCAATGGTCCCAAAATAGAAGAGATAACAAAAATGGAGAAACACCACCATATTCACATCACAATCATGCATGAGATGAGGTTGATCTTTATGAAGAGGGAATGGCTAATATGCTATCAAAATGGTTACAAACTAGCAGCTTCCAAGATCAACATGTTACAATATAGGAATAGGATATTAATAGTTCAGTGTTATTAA
- the LOC107626818 gene encoding protein lozenge-like, with product MLRLTAYIPHHPQPPAPQHAVFEPIPYYIPQPPAYSHGCHHSQGSHHSQHSHHAQSSHHSQHSQHSPHAQSSHHSQHSDHCQSGQHHDPILTIPSGTDWFDFSSGGEAGLGGWSDFSGIPSLSVSADPHRALVDMAHGLQGRTSDRTSGSASCDSGFMQRQRAYTVVDTFNPGSSAPAEVGGSAASTDAGGSAAPTEAGGSGAPRVDDLV from the coding sequence ATGTTGAGATTGACGGCCTACATTCCTCATCATCCACAGCCACCTGCCCCACAGCATGCAGTGTTTGAGCCGATTCCTTATTATATACCACAGCCACCGGCCTACAGTCATGGTTGCCATCACTCTCAGGGCAGTCACCACTCTCAGCACAGCCACCACGCTCAGAGCAGCCACCATTCTCAGCACTCTCAGCACAGCCCCCACGCTCAGAGCAGCCACCATTCTCAGCACAGTGACCACTGTCAGTCCGGCCAGCATCATGATCCCATACTTACCATTCCTTCCGGTACAGATTGGTTTGACTTCTCTAGCGGCGGAGAGGCTGGTTTGGGTGGCTGGTCAGATTTTAGTGGTATCCCTTCACTGTCGGTGTCAGCTGATCCACATAGGGCATTAGTAGATATGGCTCATGGTTTGCAGGGTCGTACTTCCGACCGCACGTCAGGGAGTGCGTCATGTGATAGTGGTTTTATGCAGCGTCAGCGGGCATACACAGTTGTTGACACGTTCAACCCCGGATCATCCGCTCCAGCAGAGGTAGGCGGGTCGGCCGCTTCGACAGATGCAGGTGGGTCGGCCGCTCCTACAGAGGCAGGTGGTTCGGGAGCTCCGAGGGTGGATGACTTAGTTTGA
- the LOC107626819 gene encoding uncharacterized protein LOC107626819, with amino-acid sequence MTLMELQNGLCQSMENGTLMRVSRILYRNPVVVFGGLIQFDTIPITDEASMQNMFQIHRQTYMRHPQIELYVEFEAVEAVAVQNDIDVNDDIAAVYEGMNSDSEEDFEATYEAGDEDEDGDVGVEAAVENVVVHPSSSQPMGVPPFMCELDLDAMHAPEFPEYANRGIADPEDGEFRIGMEYSSRKSVVAAIRSFTISRGVDYDVYESEPQTFYAKCKMYGRGCDWLIRASLIRRKGCWEIRRYNGRHTCTIGTISQDHSKLDSDTVAEVIRPLVETDPSIKVKSIIAEVQSKFNYTISYRKAWLAKQKSVANVFGDWEESYQALPWWLSVMVQKIHGLVVQIETRPLYNGNEEAQGVKILHRVFWSFNPCIRTFRHCKPLVQVDGTHLYGKYKGTLLVAVAQDGNQNIVPIAFALVEGETADAWHFFLRNLRTYVVRKDGVGMISDRHESIRAAVNRSGGDWQPPRAWWMFCIRHIGSNFLRAFKVPHLQKLVVNIGYSRTVEEYNINYKRLEERGEAYARWCDAIGLRHWVLAFDEGHRWGHMTTNLVECINSVLKGARNLPVLALVRATYYRLNELFTRKSAETHERKRAGFMYSAFAQQRIEASMQQAGNIVVHRFDRRNEVFEVREMTTGKVLVVDLARRTCDCGHFQVERIPCRHVIACCANQRLDWQLYVHDVYKMTEVRKVYRFEFTPLGDPETWPAYEGPTLVANPALRRTSKGRPKLTRYLNEMDSRDMRGPRICRLCGAQGHSRSRCPQHAGPSGAGS; translated from the exons ATGACGTTAATGGAGCTGCAGAACGGCCTATGTCAAAGCATGGAGAATGGTACGTTAATGAGAGTGAGCAGAATTCTGTACCGGAATCCAGTTGTGGTTTTTGGTGGTCTAATACAGTTTGATACCATTCCGATCACGGATGAAGCGAGTATGCAAAATATGTTTCAAATTCACCGGCAGACTTATATGAGACACCCACAGATTGAGTTGTACGTTGAGTTTGAAGCTGTAGAGGCAGTAGCGGTCCAAAATGATATAGATGTAAATGATGATATAGCTGCAGTGTACGAAGGAATGAATAGTGACAGCGAAGAGGACTTCGAAGCCACTTATGAAGCCGGCGACGAAGATGAGGATGGTGATGTGGGAGTTGAGGCAGCAGTGGAGAATGTAGTGGTTCATCCCTCGAGCAGTCAACCGATGGGCGTTCCACCTTTTATGTGTGAGTTGGATCTCGACGCCATGCATGCCCCCGAGTTTCCGGAATATGCAAACAGAG GTATTGCTGATCCTGAGGACGGAGAGTTCCGAATTGGAATGGAATACAGTTCTAGGAAGTCGGTCGTTGCAGCAATTAGAAGTTTCACTATATCTAGAGGAGTTGACTATGATGTGTATGAGTCAGAGCCACAGAcattctatgcaaaatgcaagatgTACGGGCGTGGATGTGACTGGCTTATCCGAGCCAGCTTGATACGGAGAAAAGGTTGTTGGGAGATACGCAGATACAACGGTAGGCACACGTGCACCATCGGAACGATTTCACAAGATCATTCCAAGTTGGACTCAGATACAGTTGCTGAGGTTATAAGGCCGTTGGTCGAGACGGACCCGTCCATCAAGGTGAAATCTATAATTGCGGAAGTCCAGTCAAAGTTCAACTATACCATCAGTTATcgaaaggcttggttggcaaagcagaagtccGTTGCCAACGTTTTCGGTGATTGGGAGGAATCTTACCAAGCATTGCCGTGGTGGCTCTCGGTCATGGTGCAGAAGATTCATGGTTTAGTTGTCCAAATAGAAACACGACCACTCTACAATGGGAATGAGGAGGCACAAGGTGTAAAAATACTTCATCGTGTATTTTGGAGTTTCAATCCATGCATTAGGACATTCAGGCATTGCAAGCCCCTAGTTCAGGTTGACGGCACACACCTATACGGAAAATACAAAGGTACACTTCTAGTCGCTGTTGCACAAGATGGGAACCAAAACATTGTGCCTATCGCCTTTGCCTTGGTGGAAGGTGAGACAGCTGATGCGTGGCACTTCTTCCTCAGGAATCTGCGAACGTATGTTGTTAGAAAAGACGGTGTGGGTATGATCTCAGACCGGCATGAGTCAATACGGGCAGCAGTTAATCGTTCTGGTGGTGACTGGCAACCTCCAAGAGCATGGTGGATGTTTTGTATAAGACACATCGGCAGTAACTTCTTAAGGGCATTCAAAGTCCCTCACTTGCAGAAGCTTGTTGTCAATATAGGGTATTCAAGAACGGTGGAGGAGTATAATATCAACTATAAGAGGTTGGAAGAGCGAGGCGAGGCATATGCTAGGTGGTGCGATGCCATTGGACTCAGACATTGGGTATTGGCATTCGACGAGGGACATCGATGGGGCCATATGACAACGAACCTTGTCGAGTGTATTAACTCAGTGTTGAAGGGTGCCCGTAATCTACCTGTGTTGGCGCTGGTCCGAGCAACATATTATAGGTTAAATGAACTCTTTACGCGGAAGAGTGCCGAGACTCACGAACGGAAGCGTGCTGGATTTATGTACTCCGCATTTGCGCAACAGCGGATAGAAGCAAGTATGCAACAGGCTGGGAATATAGTTGTGCACCGCTTTGATAGACGAAATGAGGTGTTTGAGGTGCGCGAAATGACTACTGGAAAGGTGTTAGTTGTTGATCTAGCGCGACGGACGTGTGACTGTGGGCACTTTCAGGTTGAACGAATACCATGTCGCCATGTTATTGCTTGCTGTGCTAACCAGCGGCTCGATTGGCAGTTGTATGTGCATGATGTGTACAAGATGACGGAAGTTCGTAAGGTATATAGGTTTGAGTTCACACCATTAGGAGATCCCGAGACATGGCCTGCTTATGAGGGACCCACATTGGTCGCTAATCCCGCACTGAGGCGAACGTCTAAAGGCAGGCCCAAACTAACCCGATACCTGAATGAAATGGACTCACGTGACATGCGTGGTCCTCGGATATGCCGTCTCTGTGGTGCTCAGGGTCATAGTCGGAGTAGGTGTCCGCAGCATGCTGGACCGAGTGGTGCTGGTTCATAG